Proteins from a single region of Numenius arquata chromosome Z, bNumArq3.hap1.1, whole genome shotgun sequence:
- the RPS6 gene encoding small ribosomal subunit protein eS6 isoform X1: MKLNISFPATGCQKLIEVDDERKLRTFYEKRMATEVAADSLGEEWKGYVVRISGGNDKQGFPMKQGVLTHGRVRLLLSKGHSCYRPRRTGERKRKSVRGCIVDANLSVLNLVIVKKGEKDIPGLTDTTVPRRLGPKRASRIRKLFNLSKEDDVRQYVVRKPLNKEGKKPRTKAPKIQRLVTPRVLQHKRRRIALKKQRTQKNKEEAAEYAKLLAKRMKEAKEKRQEQIAKRRRLSSLRASTSKSESSQK; encoded by the exons cTGAACATCTCTTTCCCAGCCACTGGCTGCCAGAAACTCATTGAAGTGGATGATGAGCGCAAGCTGAGAACATTCTATGAGAAACGCATGGCCACAGAGGTCGCGGCTGATTCTCTTGGTGAGGAGTGGAAG GGCTATGTTGTCCGGATCAGTGGTGGCAATGACAAGCAAGGCTTCCCCATGAAGCAAGGTGTCCTGACTCATGGACGTGTCCGTCTTCTGCTCAGCAAGGGCCACTCCTGCTATCGTCCCAGAAGAACTGGAGAGAGAAAACGCAAATCAGTTCGCGGTTGCATTGTTGATGCCAACTTGAGTGTTCTGAACTTGGTCATAGTGAAAAAAG GTGAAAAGGATATTCCTGGGCTGACAGACACAACTGTGCCCCGTCGTCTTGGTCCCAAGAGGGCTAGCAGAATCCGCAAGCTGTTCAACCTGTCTAAGGAGGATGACGTTCGCCAGTATGTTGTGAGGAAGCCTCTGAACAAAGAGG GCAAGAAACCCAGGACCAAGGCTCCTAAGATCCAGCGACTAGTGACTCCTCGAGTTCTGCAACATAAGCGCAGACGTATTGCTCTGAAGAAGCAGCGCACTCAAAAGAACAAGGAGGAAGCAGCAGAATATGCGAAGCTCTTGGCCAAGAGGATGAAG GAAGCCAAGGAGAAACGGCAGGAGCAGATTGCAAAGAGACGCCGGCTTTCTTCGTTGAGAGCTTCTACATCTAAATCTGAGTCAAGTCAGAAGTAA
- the RPS6 gene encoding small ribosomal subunit protein eS6 isoform X2: MATEVAADSLGEEWKGYVVRISGGNDKQGFPMKQGVLTHGRVRLLLSKGHSCYRPRRTGERKRKSVRGCIVDANLSVLNLVIVKKGEKDIPGLTDTTVPRRLGPKRASRIRKLFNLSKEDDVRQYVVRKPLNKEGKKPRTKAPKIQRLVTPRVLQHKRRRIALKKQRTQKNKEEAAEYAKLLAKRMKEAKEKRQEQIAKRRRLSSLRASTSKSESSQK; encoded by the exons ATGGCCACAGAGGTCGCGGCTGATTCTCTTGGTGAGGAGTGGAAG GGCTATGTTGTCCGGATCAGTGGTGGCAATGACAAGCAAGGCTTCCCCATGAAGCAAGGTGTCCTGACTCATGGACGTGTCCGTCTTCTGCTCAGCAAGGGCCACTCCTGCTATCGTCCCAGAAGAACTGGAGAGAGAAAACGCAAATCAGTTCGCGGTTGCATTGTTGATGCCAACTTGAGTGTTCTGAACTTGGTCATAGTGAAAAAAG GTGAAAAGGATATTCCTGGGCTGACAGACACAACTGTGCCCCGTCGTCTTGGTCCCAAGAGGGCTAGCAGAATCCGCAAGCTGTTCAACCTGTCTAAGGAGGATGACGTTCGCCAGTATGTTGTGAGGAAGCCTCTGAACAAAGAGG GCAAGAAACCCAGGACCAAGGCTCCTAAGATCCAGCGACTAGTGACTCCTCGAGTTCTGCAACATAAGCGCAGACGTATTGCTCTGAAGAAGCAGCGCACTCAAAAGAACAAGGAGGAAGCAGCAGAATATGCGAAGCTCTTGGCCAAGAGGATGAAG GAAGCCAAGGAGAAACGGCAGGAGCAGATTGCAAAGAGACGCCGGCTTTCTTCGTTGAGAGCTTCTACATCTAAATCTGAGTCAAGTCAGAAGTAA